Proteins co-encoded in one Acidithiobacillus caldus ATCC 51756 genomic window:
- a CDS encoding helical membrane plugin domain-containing protein, protein MAAVLDTQHEQELQQAQEALVHLVRNGDLERIVHLARLLGAAGDSLSDEMVGRLAEVASDGLDLLDRVNRSHIKEALPAISALVHNGDLDRIVHLARMMGAAGDSLNDEMVGRLAGLATDALCLLDRATRTGVIDRLLHVAEKLDQQHVLTDFIQCLEGAAEEASKAPPAKGGIAGLWEIMKQPETQQTIQFLMLVGKHFRSCQLKH, encoded by the coding sequence ATGGCTGCCGTATTGGATACCCAGCACGAGCAGGAACTGCAACAGGCGCAGGAAGCCCTTGTCCACTTGGTGCGCAACGGCGATCTGGAGCGCATCGTCCACCTCGCCCGCCTCTTGGGGGCGGCGGGGGATTCCCTGAGCGACGAGATGGTGGGACGGCTGGCGGAGGTGGCCAGCGATGGCCTCGATCTCCTGGATCGGGTCAACCGCAGCCACATCAAGGAAGCCCTTCCCGCCATCTCTGCCCTGGTGCACAACGGCGACCTCGACCGTATCGTCCACCTTGCGCGGATGATGGGCGCCGCCGGCGACTCCCTCAACGACGAGATGGTGGGACGGCTGGCGGGACTGGCGACGGACGCCCTCTGCCTGCTGGACCGTGCCACGCGCACCGGGGTCATCGATCGGCTCTTACACGTGGCCGAAAAGCTGGATCAACAGCACGTGCTCACGGACTTCATCCAGTGCCTGGAGGGCGCCGCCGAAGAGGCCAGTAAAGCGCCGCCAGCCAAGGGCGGGATTGCCGGTCTCTGGGAGATCATGAAACAACCCGAAACCCAGCAGACCATCCAGTTCCTCATGCTGGTGGGCAAGCACTTCCGCTCCTGCCAGCTCAAGCACTGA
- the def gene encoding peptide deformylase, with protein sequence MAVLPILTYPDPRLHRKAEPVEQFDEELRSFVADLTETMYAGPGGVGIAAPQVDRLQRIVLVDVRPKLGDDCHGFLCLINPELIAWEGMAVGREGCMSVPDFTGNVIRAERIQVQAQDLDGRSRIFECAGFEARAVQHEMDHLDGFLFLDRLVSRKTDLFRRKRYQQKDKG encoded by the coding sequence ATGGCTGTGCTGCCTATTCTCACCTATCCCGACCCACGCCTGCACCGCAAGGCGGAGCCCGTGGAGCAGTTCGACGAGGAGCTGCGCAGCTTCGTCGCCGACCTCACCGAGACCATGTACGCCGGTCCCGGCGGGGTGGGTATTGCCGCACCTCAGGTGGATCGCCTGCAGCGCATCGTTCTGGTGGACGTGCGCCCAAAGCTGGGCGACGACTGCCACGGTTTTCTCTGCCTCATCAACCCCGAACTCATCGCCTGGGAAGGAATGGCGGTGGGTCGGGAAGGCTGCATGTCCGTGCCCGATTTTACGGGCAACGTCATCCGCGCCGAGCGCATCCAGGTGCAGGCTCAGGATCTGGACGGACGCAGTCGCATCTTTGAGTGCGCTGGTTTCGAGGCCCGCGCCGTCCAGCACGAGATGGACCACCTGGACGGCTTCCTCTTTCTGGACCGGCTGGTATCGCGCAAGACCGATCTTTTCCGCCGCAAACGCTACCAGCAGAAAGACAAAGGCTAA
- the mtnB gene encoding methylthioribulose 1-phosphate dehydratase, whose protein sequence is MQPAELCEDPRAMLAASAREFYRRGWMLGTAGNLSARLPDDSFWITASGRPKDLLTETDFVRVDDEGRVLEAAAMRKPSAETAIHRVIYRHFAEARWIFHVHSVEANLCGHFARDGALRLPPLEMLKGLGVPDAEPEVDLPVFPNLVDVAAIAVRMDAEFARHRPRVPGALIHRHGLTAWGPDAHAARHHLELLEYCFRYLVQARSLALGD, encoded by the coding sequence ATGCAGCCCGCTGAACTTTGCGAGGATCCCCGTGCCATGCTCGCCGCCAGCGCGCGCGAGTTCTATCGTCGCGGCTGGATGCTGGGCACGGCGGGTAATCTCTCGGCGAGGCTCCCAGACGACAGTTTTTGGATCACCGCCAGCGGTCGTCCCAAGGACTTGCTGACGGAGACCGATTTCGTGCGGGTGGATGACGAGGGCCGCGTGCTGGAGGCGGCGGCAATGCGCAAGCCCTCGGCGGAAACGGCCATCCACCGGGTGATCTACCGGCATTTTGCCGAGGCCCGTTGGATCTTTCACGTCCACTCGGTGGAAGCCAATCTCTGCGGCCACTTTGCCCGGGATGGGGCGCTGCGTTTGCCGCCCCTGGAAATGCTCAAGGGGCTTGGCGTACCCGATGCCGAGCCCGAGGTAGACCTGCCGGTCTTCCCGAACCTTGTGGATGTCGCGGCCATAGCGGTGCGCATGGATGCAGAGTTTGCTCGGCACCGGCCGCGCGTACCCGGGGCGCTGATCCACCGCCACGGTCTGACGGCCTGGGGCCCCGACGCCCACGCCGCCCGCCACCACCTGGAGCTGTTGGAATATTGCTTCCGTTATCTGGTTCAGGCCCGAAGTCTTGCCCTAGGAGATTGA
- a CDS encoding glycine cleavage system transcriptional repressor: MSQALLTVIGEDRPGIVAAVTQALHTADCAIGDASMMRLGGYFTIMQIIHYSRDLGAVETALDPAMKALNLRIHLDPISSAPAAADEPNVRVTVYGADHAGIVASVTQALASVRFNIVELESEQSGNPERPIYVMVIQGSAPGGIAEVREVLEPLKSREAIEIGVHPIDTALF, translated from the coding sequence ATGAGCCAAGCCCTCTTGACGGTCATCGGTGAAGACCGCCCCGGTATCGTCGCCGCCGTGACCCAAGCCCTGCACACCGCCGACTGCGCCATCGGCGATGCCTCCATGATGCGCCTTGGCGGGTATTTCACCATCATGCAGATCATCCATTACAGCCGCGATCTGGGCGCCGTAGAGACGGCCCTGGACCCGGCCATGAAGGCCCTCAATCTGCGCATCCATCTGGATCCCATCTCCAGTGCGCCAGCGGCGGCAGACGAGCCCAACGTGCGGGTGACGGTCTACGGTGCCGATCACGCCGGTATCGTCGCCAGCGTCACTCAGGCACTGGCCTCGGTGCGCTTCAATATCGTCGAGTTGGAGAGCGAACAATCGGGCAACCCCGAGCGCCCCATCTACGTCATGGTCATCCAGGGCTCGGCGCCCGGGGGTATTGCCGAAGTGCGCGAGGTGCTCGAGCCCCTCAAGAGCCGTGAGGCCATCGAGATCGGCGTCCACCCCATCGATACGGCACTGTTCTGA